CAAACATTTCCACATTGTTTCTTTCTGATTGGGTTACTCACGGGCGGGATTGGTTCGGTACTGTCCGGATGGGTTGCTGGGTTCACTTAGACCCACGTCATTCAGTGCCAGAACTCTGAATGAGTAATAGACATGTGGAGACAGGTCGAGAGGGGCCGTGGTGCTGGTTCCAGGGACCTCAGTCATGTTGACCCAAACTCCTGGCTCATGAAGCGAATCTTCATACTGAATGAGGAACACTGAGGTAAACCAGAGAAAGCAAGATTAATGCTCAATTCTTGTAGGGTTTCTCTCAGTCTAAATTGGTTTACATATAGTACAATATCTTACATTTAATGAGGCTGTTATGATCATTTCCAGGGGTCCATGTCAGCCGTACGCTACGCTCTCGTTGGTCCGTCAGCTCCAAGTCTGTAGGAGGGTCTGGTtgctctgaaaaaaaaaacagatcatCAGTCATTATGAGACACGAGGCATTCAGACAAACCTAGCTGTTGTGCCCCAGATATACGAAACATGCAACACacagcaaaaataaaacaaaagttaCAATTACGGCTTTGTTCACACTGCACACTTGGATTTTGAATCCAGTTTTTAGTGTCCTGACTAAGTGATTAAAGGGTCATGAAGCCCCACAAAACATTTCTTGATATGGTAAAAGTTAATTACGTGTTGCACATTACTTAAAACAGTAATAACTGTCACGAATTATATgtgaatttgtgcttttttcGGGCCATTTTCTTCATTCGGTTTTCATTGGCTGCTATGTCTGTAAACTCTGGCTGCCATATCGtggcacgataaatcgcatgcaaTTGTCATGTACAtgtcgtcagtaaagccggttccttgattagtagtaaattgccattacctgctttcagattgagtggcatttactacacaaagccgtagttcactgacaatcggggcaattttgCAGTTATTATCGCGAACACATCAGACCAGCTTGAcccaccagcttaaaccagctagaCCAAGCTGGAAGCTTGGCTAAGCGGGTCTTAGCTGATTTAAGAGGaaagtagctggtttaagatggtcctGCCAGACTGGCAAAGTTGTTCATCCAGCCTGGTCAGCTGGGGCTGGTTGCACCAGCTTGACGTAAAAATTTTGGGTGCAAGCACTACGTCGGGCTTAGTGAATTTTTTGTGCCTGTTGCATCATCTAATAATATGACCAGGCGCTGTTACGCTTAGCGTAGACGATGCGCGACCCCGTGTATGCGGTTAACTACATTGATAGTTGAGACGCTATTCGGGTCACAAACCCACatttaagggccgttcacattataacaataacgataactataaaaaatatagttttaaaaagcGTTTTATATTAACGAGAATAGCAGACaaccacaactataacgataaagatacaatgaacgatatcgttgggatcactttctgatgAATGCacctgatgaacgataaaccattgaaaGCCAATCAAATTTATTCAAGATGGGTCACGTGCAGACCCACCAAACCTGCATATTAACTAAACGAAAGCCTTTCCCGTTTGCACAAAAGGTAATAACTTGGCGATTAGTTCTAACAATTCcctgttttttgtaaaaatcaaagtattataaaatataaacatttattggTGCGTTCTCTCACTCTGCATGCATGTAAGCCTAGTGCTCGCATATGGATTAGACGCACCAATGTCTcgtcaatttatttatttttagaaacAAGTCAACACTTTATACTTACGCCAGACGTAAGATTTAGGCTCGGACGTACGCTATGCCTAGATGGTGCACGGGTGTAAATTCTACGTAGGACGTAAAGCGCATTTTACGTCCAGACTAGCCTTACGACCGGGTGTACGgccagctggtgcaaccggcccctggtGGTTCAAGCTGGTCTGACTAGCTAAAAAGTGTCCAAACTCCTAAAACCAAcctgctacaccagctaaaaccaggcttGGAAACAAGCCAAAACCACCCAACCAGCTAGGGTTGCTAGAACTGATGTATAATGCCTAAAATTAGATGTCAATGGAGAAGTAAACTGGAATTTTGGTCTCTTCTAATGTCTATTATGGCGTTTCGCTACAATATCGTAATACacattattttgcttgtttgaaCAAAGCCAAACTGACTCCAATATAGACTTCCAACTTAAAAAAGCatttatgaaataaaatatgCCATTTGATATAGGACATTCTGTTAAAGGCAATATTTTGTAGTATGGTATTTAAAGGTCCAGTAAAGCGTGGCAAGCACAAACTTTTACCTGCCTTATTTGAGATTAAGAAccaaaaacaagaaaattgcctttaactttttttattgcAAACATCCAAAAAACACACATATTACCAAATATGAGAGAAGTGATGGGggttaaacaaaaacaacaacacaaatgCATCAAATGGATCTGCGATCTGAAACAGGACAGGACGTGAGTTTTACCCAGTATTACAGGTGGCGTTGGTGTGGCTTCTGTCAACATGGAAAGCAGTTTTGGGTGGAAGGTCAAAGTTAATGACATAAAACATACAACTGCAACACCTGTTTAATCTATATTCACATTATTAGACCTGACCTAGTACAAAGGACACAGATGTAAGTACTGTAGATCTAACATACAGTGTGCAGGTTATTTTAATAGTAAAATGATTAACTATAGCACTAAGAAAGACCTACTACACTGAATTAAGGGATAAAGTTAGCGTACCAACTACAGTGAGCGTGGCGCTTGCCGAATCTTGGTCCAGGGTGGTGTTTCTGATACAGGTGTATGTGCCCTCGTCGTCTTCCGTCACTTCTTTTATAGTCAAACTATCAGAGCCTAGCTCGAAtctacacccacaaaacaaaGAAAGTTAAACTATGGGGCAGATTTAACATTTAAGGggtttttacaaaaaaagttgggacaaaacaatggcattgCTATAcataagatatgtcagtgcaagatgtttttaaatgatggcagctcaaacatgcattttagtccgggactaggataagacctGTCCGAAAATCCGCCCCTATATGTTCAATTATGTCTTCAAAACATAGCAGATGAATAAAAGAAGTGTACGCAAGTTGTACCGTGGATCATCCGGTAGCTCTCCGTCGTCTTTGAGCCATATCATGGAAGTGATGAGCGTAGGGTCGTGTTTTACCTTACACTCAAACACAGCGATGCCGTTCCTTTGGACCACGTTGTATTCTGGCAGCTTTAGGATCCGTGTTGGTTCTGGGGGAAAGACAAATATTCATTTGATCCTTTTCTCCTTATTAGCTTGGCTTGATTGCACTAGCAACGCGTCAAGGGTTTGAGACCCTAGGAATGCACACACTCATAAAATGTACACCCTGATCCTCTGAGCACTGTCACAATAAATGGTCCCTAACTGTCACAGGGTCagtacacttttaaaaagtagACATTTGCACTTATAAgagtgtatattagtacctcaaaagtagcaaaggtatacatatctgtaactTTTTAAAGGACACTGCCCATTTTTATCCAACTACTTTGGATTTTAGTAGGTTTCTCAAAATAACGTCTTACCTTTCACTTCCAAATGCACATAATTCTCTTTGTTGCCGAGATTGTTAGTGGCTATGCAGGTGTATTTGCCACCGTTTAGTTGCTGAGCCACGTTGATCTCCAATGTGCCATTCTTATGTATGATGTACAAGTCGCCATCCAGTATGCTTTGACCGTCTTTAAACCTGTGTATCACAGAGAGACCCATATTTAACAGCCCAGCAGGCATATGATCGACCTTAAACGTtgaaatatagttgaaataatATCAGTTCTTGTTTTAACTTTGAAACAATGTTGATACAACAGTTAATGCTAAAcggttgcaaaaggttaataaaatgcttaaaaattgatgttgaaatatggttgaaataatgtcagttcttgttttAACGTTAAAACAATGTTGATACAACAATTAATGCTAAACAACTGCAAAAgattaataaaatgcttaaaaattgATGTTGaaatatggttaaaataatgtcagttcttgtttaAAGGTTAAAACAACGTTGATACAACAGTTAATGCTAAAcgactgcaaaaaaaaaaataataaaattcttaaaaatcgacgttgaaatatggttgaaataatgtcagttcttgttttACCGTTAAAACAAAGTTGATACAACAGTTAATGCTAGACTgttgcaaaaggttaataaaattcttaaaaatcgacgttgaaatatggttgaaatatTGCCAGTTCTTCTTTTAACGTTAAAACAACGTTGATACAACAGTTAATGCTAAAcggttgcaaaaggttaataaaatgcttaaaaatcgacgttgaaatatggttgaaatatggttgaaataatgttagTTCTTGTTTGAACGTTAAAACAATGTGATACAACAGTTAATGCTAAAcggttgcaaaaggttaataaaatgcttaaaaattgacattgaaatatggttgaaatatggttgaaataatgtcagttcttcTTTTAACGTTAAAACAATGTTGATACAACAGTTAATGCTAAAcggttgcaaaaggttaataaaatgcttaaaaattgacattgaaatatggttgaaatatggttgaaataatgtcagttcttcTTTTAACGTTAAAACAATGTTGATACAACAGTTAATGCTAAAcggttgcaaaaggttaataaaatgcttaaaaattgacgttgaaatatggttgaaatatggttgaaataatgtcagttcttcTTTTAACGTTAAAACAATGTTGATACAACAGTTAATgctaaacagttgcaaaaggttaataaaatgcttaaaaatcaacgttgaaatatagctgaaataatgtcagttcttgttttAACGTTAAAACAACGTTGATACAAAAGTTAATGCTAAACGGTTggaaaaggttaataaaatgcttaaaaatcgacgttgaaatatggttgaaataatgtcagttctttTTTAACGTTAAAACAACGTTGATACAACAGTTATTGCTTAATGAttgcaaaaggttaataaaattcttaaaaatcaacgtcgaaatatggttgaaataatgtcagttcttgttttAACATTGAAACAATGTTGATACAAAAGTTAATGCTAAAcggttgcaaaaggttaataaaagcTTAAAAATCgacgttgaaatatggttgaaataatgtcagttcttgttttaatgttaaaaaaacgtTGATACAAAAGTTAATGCTAAACGGTTggaaaaggttaataaaatgcttaaaaatcaaagttGAAGTAtggttgaaatatggttgaaataatgtcagttctttttttaatgttaaaacaaCGTTGATACAACAGTTAATGCTTAACGAttgcaaaaggttaataaaattcttaaaaatcacgtcgaaatatggttgaaataatgcCAGTTCTTGTTTTAACATTGAAACAATGTTGATACAAAAGTTCATGCTAAACGGTttcaaaaggttaataaaatgcttaaaaatcgaCGTTGAAACTTGGTTGAAATAACGTAGTTGTTTGTTCAACATTGATATAACGTTGAAACCGTGGTTAATGCTAAACGTTATATCAATGTTGATTCAATTATCAAAATCAATGCATATTTCGTTAACTTGCTGTTGATGCAAAGACCTCAATTCACCcatgttgaaagtgagacattAAAGCAACGTTGCGATATCAACGTTGATTcaatttgcaaaatcaaaaGGTAATTCAACGTTAATTCAACCTTGTCTTTGACGTTGATTCAAGGGCTaactcaaactttaaaatgccGGCTGGGATGTTGGACAGatatttaaataatacaaaaatcgAATCTTACCACGTGATCTTCGGAAGAGGTGATCCAAATGCAGCACAGTCCAGCAGAGCCCTGCTGTTTGTAATGACTGCATACACATGGTTTGTAGGAGTCAGGATCCTTGGAGGTTCAGCTGAAATgtgataaaatatatttatgtctGATGAAATAATATGATACaatataaatgtgaccctggaccacaaaactagtcACAAGTCGCATggatatatttgtagcaatagccaactatacattgtattggtcaaaattataattttttctgccaaaaatcattattatGTTCATGGatatcatgttccatgaagatattttgtaaatctgtaaatatatcaaaaacgtatttatcattagtaatgtgctgctaaggacttcattttgATAACATTAAAGGCGGTAagtgggtcaatgacgtgacgttaattattttgtgtccgtatggttcaattaaatgtaaaagagttcaaatttcaaaataaatttgcagattatgtGCATACATTcacttttttgaggaccaagtctaagatttctggttttatttcattttgaaagaatatttgggggataactgcaaaaatgtcaatgtggtgtaaccggtctgtgtcaattggtgtaaccagtattttttttttttaattaaaatataaatatattcataaaaattaGTTTTAgggtaatatgatttttttacatacatttttacattatttgtaaAGATTATttagagctgttttcagcatgtGTCAggataaatattacaaaaacgcataaaaatgtatatttagaaataacgaataaaatgatattttaaaatgtctatattttaatttttttgatgattccatcaaggtggataaaatatttcatatttttcattctttggtgcaattggcggttacaccatttgacattttcaggtccattcagtcttaactttcataaaaatggtgcaaatgtaagtttttattgcataaaattaacataaatacactatgtgcattgaaataaacctgatgcgtgCATTTAACACaagtttttaaaaagatttttgaatttctcctcttgccaaaccgtttttgtcactgactcAAGTAAGGAATGTACAGTCAACCAGattttatcacaaaataaaCCCTAAGGGTTATGTATATCAGAACGCAACCAATCAAAATCGAGAATTCCAGAGAGCCAACAAAATCTACAAACTCACTCAGGACATTGACGAATGCATTGGCCAGCAGGTATCCGTACTCATTGGAGGCGTTACACTGGTAAACTGCACTGGAGCCAGTCTGCACATCGCTAAGGATGATGACATCACCTTCGATTTTCCGACTGGGATCCACGGGTGAATCTATCAAGGAATGGCATTATAAACACAAGGTATATTCCATGCACCCACCTTAAACCTCCATTAAATTACGAAAGTGAAACGTACTCTCGATGGCCACACCGTTGACAAACCAGGTGACCTTGGGTTTAGGGTTGCCGTCGGCCCGGCACGTGAGCATGCCCGTTTCTTTAGGAGCCATGATGAGGTTCTGAGGGGCGCTGATCCAAAAGGGTGCCGCTgtgggaaaaaaaacattttgaggcGACGGGATGAATTCTCATGAAACACAAATAGGCTAACAATAGTgcactgttgctttggataaaatgaaTAGTGATGCATGTACTGTAATTTCTGACAGACCTTTGACAATGACAGTGATGATGTGTTGGTTGCTCCCCAAGCGGTTCTTCGCGAAACACCGGTAATCTCCAGCATCTGCTTCTGTCATCTCCGTTATCTTCAAGGTTTTCTGGAAACTGTGCAATGAAATGCGGCCTCTGGGCAGCTCTCCGTTCACTTTACTCCAAGAGATATCTGGGGTTGGGCTGAAAAGCATACAAAAGACAACCCCAATACACCAAATGAGCAAACCCAGGGACTTCATACAccatgttattattattatatttttttaggaTGACCCCCTGTCTATGAAATTCATGCTAAAGTCTCATACAGGAGCATCAACGTTTGATTTCAgtcaacattaaaaatataaaggtTTTAGGATGACTTTCTGGTTACTCACAGGGCATCCGCGATGCATTCCAGCTCCAGTGTGTCTCCTTTCAAGACTATGGTGGTACTGCGTGTTCCCGGTGGGTGCATAAAAGTGGGTGCTCTCTCTCCAGATGGACTGTCTACAACAGAGATTGGCCACAATAAGATAAACACGTCTTTTATGTGGCTGTCTACTGGACAGGACTTCCTTGGTTAATACTGAATGATCTATTGTATTCCCTGGGAAATGTTGGAAAATTTGATTATTGTAACACCTTGGTGTGTGAATTTACCCTGATGATTTATCAAGTGAACCGCATATTGAAAGAGAATAATTTTTATCCTTCCATTACTTCTTTTGGATGAACGAGACCATTTTAAAGAGAATGGAAGGATCCAAATGAAAAGATTTATGATCACTGTCTTTCTAAATACAATCAAATATTCATGAATTGAATCCAGAGATGGTACATTCATGAAGTGTGAAACTCAGAGGAAGTTTAGTGCACTAAGTAGATGATGTATAGACAGGTGGTCTAATATATTAGAATAGTAAAAAATAATCCTAGGTGTTCCCAAACACATTGGAAAAGCTCTGTTCCAAAACCTAATGAGTTGTCTCCCTGCCTACTGCCTACATAGGTAGCTGCCTTCATAAGTGACACAAAACCTCATTGTGATTTGGGACGCTCCACATATGCAGAAACTGCATGAAACCCAGAAACTAGActttggctgcgtccgaaattgCATACTCGAGTATGTACTTATTTGGAAAAAGTatatacttaagtacagtaaacagcaaaaaatgattttcaagaaaaaaatttcttaatatttttgtcttgttttcagtaaaaatatctaaaaactcttaaattaagatgcttttcttgatgaacaaaacgaccccaaaaataaatttagtttttagaccaaaaatataaaatttaagtaattttgtgcataaaacaagcaaaaaaaatctgccaatggggtacactaaattcaagaaaaattttaaaaaaattagctttccccattggcagattttttttttttgcttgttttatgcacaaaattacttaaatttgatgtttttggtctaaaaactaaatttatttttgggatcgttttgttcatcaagaaaaagcatcttattttaagaatttttatatatttttactgaaaacaagatgaaAATACtacttttttgcagtgtaccctTTAATTCTTTCCCCACTatgacaagttaactcgtcaattaagagaaaacgcttccctgccaatgacgagtatttccggctttccgcaataccgcaaATATCCaccaggggccggttgcaccagctgtgcgtaagttacaacgtagcttagttacgacgtaaatgggcaataagttacaacttacgcactactaaatgtttttccgttgcaccattaaacttagtttaaacgtaacaatacgttgtaactaaatatttacggaagccTCTGTCCATGAATAACGATTGGAATAAGATGTCAGCCAGATTATATTACATCGATGAGCTCGTATAAATTATGAAGAGCCGCAAACCCGTCAACGAGTTTTCAAGAACTGATTAATTTTCTgtgtatccatcaattaaaataagatttaaaatttcttcaagtttattttctcctccatgtgtgggatagatattttcaattaaaagtgtaatgttttgagttcgATAACGTTTGCTTTAACGTCTTTCAGTTTAGGCGGGTCAAAAATGAGTTTGAAATTACGTACTGTtcagactatttcctgtttacccattataaggcttgtgattgggttaagaaaaataGACGTCATTCTATGCGACAACGCACAACTTTACGGAGAGCTTACGACCTACTAGCTAcgttctgccttaagaacaaatggtgcaaccgattaaagtaaagagttagttataaaccagctagtagttactaagcctctagtttggactttacgtcctagtttaagtaagaacttaCGAACGACTGGTGCAAACCTACCCAGGTGGATatgtacatatctgtacttaTTAGGACCTTGCTGACATGCATCTTTTGTCACAAAAAATCTTTTGTTtctcgcctactatatagttgAACAGTATGCCGTTTCAAATGCAGCCCTTCCATTATACGAGCTCACtgcaatgcattatgggattgcCTTAACTTACCTGACTTTTGGAAAAGCCTTTGCATAGAGAGCACGCCTTAATATGCTCAGTAGGTTTTGGAATAGGGCGTAAAtgttcaaaataaaaatgtccagTCATCTACAAGACATTAGCTCCAGTAATGACAGATTCAGTCCGAATTCAGTCAGTTAACGATGAATATTAATACAGTAACATGTGGGTACAGTTTCATGTTAATGAGTTGTTTACGGTCAGGACTGGGTTTCTACAGAAGTGGGTTAAGTAGGTGATATTCTGTATTAGGTAATGAGCTATTAGGCTTGGTTAGGCATAGGCACAGGTGATGGTTAAGATGAAGGCTGGGTTCACTTGGGTAAAGGTTTGCTAGCACTCACCACCCCAAAAATCTGAGCCATTCAAAAAAGCTGCCAACACAGTGTCATTCATAGCTTCAACTGAAATACAACAGAAAATAATAAGCATGCAATACTGGGAAAAGTTGTGTGTCTGGAAGAAAAAAGCtggccattaaaaaaaaataaaagggtcacttttataataataacaaaagaAAAGAACAGGGTTCATTTATGTATCAGCAAGGAAAACACTTACTGTCCAGCACATggactgtgattggctgtttctgttgTATGGTCTGGGTGTGAGGGAAGCGGGCGTAGCAGATGTAGTCACTTCTGGTGTCATCCATGATCACGTTTGAAAAGTACAGGTCTCCATTTAAAGCCTGCGACACGCGGCTATTTTGGGGAAGCCTCTGGAAATCTAACACAGAGGACAACATAGATTATAAACCTGAGGGAGCATAAATGATATCTATTGTATACAAACTCAGATTAACTTGAAAGGTCAAATGAGTTTACATATATGGTCAACATGTAAACCATATGTAAACACAACCAAATACGACAATGCAGGACTAGTTTGCACTAATAGTATCTGCGTGAACATGATATTATGCTCTTACTGTTATCCATCCAGAAGATGATCGGAGGAGGCAGTCCAGCCGGTGGTCTGCATTGCAGTACTAGAGACATGCCCTTCTGCACTGTGATTGGCTCATTTTTCTCTTTCGACCACAAGGGGGACCCTGCGACACAGAATTGGACCCTTTGACATAAGTACAACATTTTTGGATTTTGTTTACCAGTTTAATTTCTGCTACATAATATCGCTAGTTTCCATGGCAACTTACGCTGTTAGCTTTGACTATGACAGGTCTTACTTGATTGCCGGATGACGATGTTATTGGACACAGCCGAGCCGTGCACGTTGCGGGCGATGCACTGGTAAACGCCCTCGTACGCTTCCACCTTCTCTCCGTTGATCTCGATCACCAAAGTGCCCGAGTTGGGCTTCATGGTCACTTTCGAATCTTTCTCCACATCGAAGTGAGTGCCGTTACGCGTCCATAAAAAGCTAGATGGAAAGAGGACAATAGCATTTCCTCATTAATTTGATTATGAGACAGattcagggtcacatataacaATATAAAAAGTCGTGCACAATGTCAGATAAGTTTATGAAGTCCTACAGTACCGGTAACCATGGCGACTCAAAGTGACACCCACCTGGGTTGAGGCTTTCCTTTGGCCTCACAGTGGATAATGATGTTTTCCCGAGGGTCGATGATGTAATCCTTGGGGGACTGATGAGTTATTGTGGGAGGCTGCGGTACTACATGAATACACAAACATCTTTattaccacacacacacacacacgtttgcACGAATCAGCATGTTGATACAGATGTACCACCTTTGCACAAACTGATTCTgcaagaaaatatctaaaaatagcTTGTGATTTATTTTATCCGTCtactgtatgtacagtacaaCAAAAACCAGGAAGAACAACAACCAAGTGGCATGCAACATGCAACACAGCAGACTTTATATTTTGAACTTTAATGTTTGATAAACATGTTAATGtgcacaccaaaaaaaaaaaaaaaaacacttcaaaCTGAATAAAACGGAAAGAGATAGTTTgtccaaaatgtttattttgtcatcatttactccacCTCAAAGTTATTCTGCTGGACACAAATGATGatgttttaaaggaatattacattttcttaaaagaaaaatccagataatttactcaccaccatgtcatccaaaatgttgatgtctttttttgtttagtcgagaagaaattatgttttttgaggaaaacattgcaggatttttctcattttaatggactttaatagacaccaacaattaacacttaactcaacacgtaacagttcttttcaactgagtttcaaaggactataaacaatcccaaacgaggcataagggtcttgtctagcggaacgattgtcatttttgacgagAAAAATggaaaatatgtacttttaaaccacaacttttcgtctaggtccggtccagcgcgacctaaatgcgtagtgacgtagggaggtcacgtgttacatatataaaacgcacatttgcggaccattttaaacaataaactgacacaaagacgttaattagtatcagttgacatacaacaacgtaggaacggtcctctttcaacacacttgtaaacactggagcggagttttgcgttctcttctgtgacctcttgacgtcatgacgtattgcgtggggtcacgctgctggcgcatcacgaccggatctagacgagaagttgtgctttaaaagtgtatatttgttatttttctttcactagataagacacttatgcctcgtttgggattgttatagtcctttgaaactccgttgaaaaaaaactgttaagtgttgagttaagtgttaattgttggtgtctattaaagtccattaaaatgagaaaaatcctgcaatgttttcctcaaaaaacataatttcttcttgactgaacaaagaaagacatcaacattttggatgacatggtggtgagtaaattatctggatttttcttttaagaaaatggaatattcctttaagaaaggcaccactgacttccatagtatttataTTTCTACTATAATAGTCAATGGTGCCTCTGTTAATTGCTTGattacaaaaatgtttacaggtttttagtggcggctcgtgactcctCATCCGAGGGACGCAAATTCAagaaatatgtgttcggagtgtcatgtgtgttttcaaaatatgtgtttgttgcgtcatgtgaaccatgttttgtcaaaataagtgcctgctgcacacgcgtcaaaaccgtttatgataaaagaaacgctcTCGTTCAcgaaatacacacaagacactcccttaacagtaaactctgatgaTTAGTCATACGATTATGCGATTGTCTGGCAACCGCGAGCGtctattaaaggattagtcaattttattaaaaaaaaatacagataatttactcaccaccatgtcatccaaaatgctgatgtctttgttcagtcgagaagaaattatgttttttaagaaaaacattccaggatttttctcattttaatggactctaatggaccccaacacttaacagtttcaatgcagtttaaatttgcagtttcaaaggactgtaaacaatcccaaacgaagcataagggtcttatctagcgaaacgattgtcatttttggc
The sequence above is a segment of the Misgurnus anguillicaudatus chromosome 1, ASM2758022v2, whole genome shotgun sequence genome. Coding sequences within it:
- the nrcama gene encoding neuronal cell adhesion molecule a isoform X6; the encoded protein is MDRNRKCICEGAMMMMMMLLLGHMTTALEVPLDPKVLEGLPQPPTITHQSPKDYIIDPRENIIIHCEAKGKPQPSFLWTRNGTHFDVEKDSKVTMKPNSGTLVIEINGEKVEAYEGVYQCIARNVHGSAVSNNIVIRQSRSPLWSKEKNEPITVQKGMSLVLQCRPPAGLPPPIIFWMDNNFQRLPQNSRVSQALNGDLYFSNVIMDDTRSDYICYARFPHTQTIQQKQPITVHVLDNSPSGERAPTFMHPPGTRSTTIVLKGDTLELECIADALPTPDISWSKVNGELPRGRISLHSFQKTLKITEMTEADAGDYRCFAKNRLGSNQHIITVIVKAAPFWISAPQNLIMAPKETGMLTCRADGNPKPKVTWFVNGVAIENSPVDPSRKIEGDVIILSDVQTGSSAVYQCNASNEYGYLLANAFVNVLTEPPRILTPTNHVYAVITNSRALLDCAAFGSPLPKITWFKDGQSILDGDLYIIHKNGTLEINVAQQLNGGKYTCIATNNLGNKENYVHLEVKEPTRILKLPEYNVVQRNGIAVFECKVKHDPTLITSMIWLKDDGELPDDPRFELGSDSLTIKEVTEDDEGTYTCIRNTTLDQDSASATLTVVEATPTPPVILEQPDPPTDLELTDQRERSVRLTWTPGNDHNSLIKLFLIQYEDSLHEPGVWVNMTEVPGTSTTAPLDLSPHVYYSFRVLALNDVGLSEPSNPSGQYRTNPARPDMNPSDVEVFGTSKDSMTVTWKELTGLESNGPGLQYKVSWRKKDVEQRWTSLTLANVSQYVVTGTPTFEPYEVTVQAINDYGPGPRPEVVLGYSGEDSPTVAPENVRVSVHNGTLAEVRWDAVPLSTVRGRLKGYKVSYSKLRSLHRQDKEPEKPQVIIFSGNETVGRLSDLHPYSEYTLNIKVFNGYGDGPTSSDQQFETPEGVPGPPTELKIRNVDLDSLIVEWAPPLKDNGHLTGYLLRYQPINATDELGPLKELPLPANETSATLDNLKYSTRYKIYLNAMTVKGSGPTVIEEAVTVMDEALIPHPAVEAGKGSTPLPPQPTPPVTQSLQSPFHKAPPSGRMFGFVNSSVEEDHAVISWEYLGPDRNVYVEYVVDNSKEPWKTEFVNGTRTYQIKGLKPGISYRVRVVAKDHSDATVHSTEEMLITVPATSSKQVDIATQGWFIGLMCAIALLILVLLIVCFIKRNKGGKYPVKEKEDAHQDPEIQPMKEDDGTFGEYSDTEDHKPLKGSRTPSNGTVKKDDSDDSLVDYGEGGDGQFNEDGSFIGQYSGKKEKDTAEGNESSEAPSPVNAMNSFV